Below is a window of Gemmatimonas sp. UBA7669 DNA.
CCCAACTACCTGCAGTTCGAGCCCGCCGACGGCTTCCTGGGCACGGCCGGTCAGAACAACGTGTCGAGCCTGCAGACCAACAACGGCGTGAACGCCGTGTGGACGTGGACGCCGGCCACGAGCTGGGTGACCTCCTTCACCACCTCGGTGGGTGGCACCTATGAGCGGCAGAAGCAGGAGATCTATCGTATTCGCGGCCGCGGCCTGCTGCCCACGCGCAAGACGGCGGCCGGTGCGGCCGACGTCGCCACGGAGGACACGCGCAACGAGTTCCGCGACCAGTCGTACTATGTGAACGAGCAGGTGCTGCTGTTCGACGAACGCCTGGCCCTCAACGCCGGCTTCCGCGCCGACCGTTCGAGTGCCAACGGTGACCGCGAGAAGTACTTCATGTTCCCGAAGTACTCGGGCTCCTACCGCTTCGTGAAGCCCCTCTCGGACAAGATCGACGAGATCAAGTTCCGTGGCGCCTGGGGTCAGTCGGGCAACCGTCCGCGCTACGGCGATCGCGACATCCTCTACGCCGACGGCGGCATCATTGCGGGCCAGGGCTCGCTCGTGTCGGCCAGTCTGCTGGGCAATACGAACATCAAGCCCGAGGTCATGAACGAGCTCGAGTTCGGTGCCGACGCCGCGTTCCTCAACTCGCGTTTGGCCTTCGAGTTCACGCGCTACCAGCGCAAGATCACCGACCTGCTGCTGACCTTCCCGCTGCCGCCCTCGTCGGGTCTGGGCAACCAGATCATCAACGGCGGTCAGCTGTCGGTGCTGGGCACGGAAGCGGTGGTGTCCTTCGTGCCGGTGAAGCGCAACAAGTTCGAGTGGGCCAGCCGCATCATCTACAACGCGAACGTGCAGTACACGAACGACATTCCGGTGCCGGCCTTCCCGGTACCCGGCTCGTTCGGCGCGGCCTACGGCCGCAACCGCATCACGGCCAATACGCGCTCGTCGTACATCTGGTCGAATGCGCCATACGGTGCGAACGGCGCGGTGCGCGACACGATCACGTACGACTCCAACCCGATCCACACGACCACGTGGAACAACGATTTCACGATCGGTCGCTTCACGGTGTCGGCCCTGCTCGACTAGCGCGCGGGTGGCGCGGTGTCGAACATGACGAACAACCTGTGGGACGAGGGCGGCAACTCGCGTGACTACGATGCTGCGGCGCCGGCCACGATCATCCCGGCCAGTGGCAACGCCCCGGCGTCGGCCGCCTGCGGCAACCGCACGCTGGGCGACTGCCGCTACTTCACGTTCAACGGCGGCGACACGCGCGTGTACATGCAGAACGGCTCGTACGTGAAGCTGCGCGAGATCACGGTGAACTATCAGGCGCCGGATTCGTGGGCGCAGAAGCTGCCGGGTGCCAAGTCCCTGCGCTTCAACCTCAGCGGCCGTAACCTGGCCCTGTGGTCGGACTACTGGGGCTACGACCCCGAGTTCAACAACTTCGGCAATACGAACTTCAACCGGTTCATCGATCTGGCGCCGTTCCCGCCCAGCCGCCAGTTCTTCTTCACGGTCGACGTGGGGTTCTAAGACATGACGACCAACCAACTTTCGGGCGCTTCGCGCATGAGTCCTGCCACACTGCGCACTGTGGGTGCGCTGTCCCTCGCGTCTCTTTCGCTGGCGGCCTGCAGCAAGGACACGCTCAACGTCACCAACCCCAACACGCCCTCGGTGGCGGGCGCCAGCAGCGACCCGCAGGCTCTGCAGCTGTTGGCCACGGGTCTGATTCGGCAGAACCGCAACAGCCGTGGTGGTTTCATCACCGAGACGGGCCGATTCGGGCGTGAAGCCTACGTGTACACGCCGCAGGAAGGGCGTAACACCTCGGCCTACCTCATCGGCATCTCGGGGCAGAACCGCCTCGACCCGGCGGGCTTCGCAGTGGGCAGCTGGGGCGGCCCCTACGGCAACCTGCGTGACGTGTTCAACTTCAAGAACACCGTCAACGCCTCGACGCTCACGGCCGAGCAGAAGCGGGCGGCGCTGGGTTTTGCCAAGACCATCGAGGGCATTGAGCTGCTCACGGTGATTGCCACGCGCGACACCATCGGTGCCGTGGTGCAGATCAACCAGGATGCCACGCAGCTGGCGCCGTTTGTCAGCCGCGACTCGACCTACAAGTACATCCTGAACACGCTGGACGAAGCGGCGGCCGACCTGGCGGCTGGCGGATCGGCGTTCCCGTTTGCCCTCAACTCGGGGTTTACGGGCTTCAACACGCCGGCCACCTTCCGCCAGTTCAACCGCGCCATCGCGGCGCGGGCCGCGGCCTACTATGCCACGGCTGGCGGCGGTGCGACGGCGTGGACGCGGGCGCGGCAGGCCATCGACGCCTCGTTCGTCAACATCAACGCCACCTCGGCGGCGCAGTACAACGTGGGCGTGTATCACCCCTACGCCGGCTCGCCGGACGCGCCGAACCCGCTCGCACAGGCGACGAACACCGACCTGTACGCGCACATGTCCATTGAGGCCGACGCGCCGCTCAAGGCCGACGGCAGCAAGGACAACCGCTTCGTGGCCAAGATCGGCAGCCGGCCCACGCGTAACGCGCCGCAGGGGCTTGGCGTGGCATCATCGCTGGGCTTCAACATCTACCCGGCCATCACCACGCCCATCCCGATCATCCGCAACGAGGAGCTCATCCTCCTCCGCGCCGAGATCCTGCTGGCTACCGGTGACAAGACCGGCGCGATTGCGATGATCAACAACATCCGCGTGAACTCGGGTGGGCTCGCGCCCACGACGCTGACTGCCGCCTCACCGGATGCGGACATCGTCACGGAAATCCTCGTGCAGAAGCGCTACTCGCTGCTGCTTGAGGGCCACCGGTGGATCGACATGCGGCGGTACGGCCGCCTCAACCAGCTGCCGCGTGACCTCACGACGGGCGTGAACGCGCACTTCGTGGCGCGGGTGCAGCCGCTGCCGCAGGCCGAGTGCCTGCAGCGGGTTGGCCAGTCCGGCGCGCTGGCGGGCCCGGGCTGCTGAGCCTGAGTCCATGATGGGTCAAACGCCCCGATCGCCGAAAGGCGGTCGGGGCGTTTGCTTTGGTGTTGTAGACTCGGAACTCATGAACTTGAACTCAAAGCTCAGCGCTCACCGACAGTCCGGTCAGCGCTGAGCTTTGCGTTGAAGGAATGAGTTGCGAGTTGCACGAACTCAAAACTCGAAACCTGAACCCAGAACTCGAAACCGATCAGTTCCGAGTT
It encodes the following:
- a CDS encoding RagB/SusD family nutrient uptake outer membrane protein, translating into MSPATLRTVGALSLASLSLAACSKDTLNVTNPNTPSVAGASSDPQALQLLATGLIRQNRNSRGGFITETGRFGREAYVYTPQEGRNTSAYLIGISGQNRLDPAGFAVGSWGGPYGNLRDVFNFKNTVNASTLTAEQKRAALGFAKTIEGIELLTVIATRDTIGAVVQINQDATQLAPFVSRDSTYKYILNTLDEAAADLAAGGSAFPFALNSGFTGFNTPATFRQFNRAIAARAAAYYATAGGGATAWTRARQAIDASFVNINATSAAQYNVGVYHPYAGSPDAPNPLAQATNTDLYAHMSIEADAPLKADGSKDNRFVAKIGSRPTRNAPQGLGVASSLGFNIYPAITTPIPIIRNEELILLRAEILLATGDKTGAIAMINNIRVNSGGLAPTTLTAASPDADIVTEILVQKRYSLLLEGHRWIDMRRYGRLNQLPRDLTTGVNAHFVARVQPLPQAECLQRVGQSGALAGPGC